A section of the Tenrec ecaudatus isolate mTenEca1 chromosome 15, mTenEca1.hap1, whole genome shotgun sequence genome encodes:
- the LOC142427537 gene encoding large ribosomal subunit protein uL14-like, with translation MSCFPSCTGAKNLYIISVQGIKGRLSRLPAAGVGDIVMATVKKGKPELRKKVHPAVVIRQRKSYRRKDGVFLSFEDNAWVIVKNKGEMKGSAITGPVAKECADLWPRIASNAGSIA, from the coding sequence ATGTCTTGTTTTCCTTCTTGTACAGGAGCCAAAAATCTATATATCATCTCCGTGCAGGGGATCAAGGGCCGGCTAAGCAGACTGCCCGCTGCCGGAGTGGGTGACATAGTGATGGCCACAGTCAAGAAAGGCAAACCCGAGCTCAGAAAGAAGGTCCATCCTGCAGTGGTAATACGGCAACGGAAATCCTACCGGAGAAAAGATGGTGTGTTCCTTTCTTTCGAAGATAATGCATGGGTCATTGTGAAAAATAAAGGCGAGATGAAAGGTTCGGCCATCACAGGACCCGTTGCAAAGGAGTGTGCGGACTTGTGGCCCCGGATTGCATCCAATGCCGGCAGCATTGCGTGA